One part of the Natronorubrum sediminis genome encodes these proteins:
- a CDS encoding alkaline phosphatase family protein has protein sequence MGLFDRLRGDETPRVAFIGIDGVPYSLLSENEELFPNVAAIANDGTAGEISSIVPPESSACWPSLTTGKNPGETGVYGFQDREVGTYDTYVPMGNEVQADRVWDRVQEEGRRATVMNVPVTFPPQRNVQRMVSGFLSPDLEKAAYPDDVRDYLESLDYRIDVNPKLGHEADKEAFIEDAHETLDARFEAFEHYIEEDDWDLFFGVFMTTDRVNHFLFKDYERDGEYKDDFVEFYQKVDDYIGRLREALPEDVTMIVASDHGFTSLDYEVHFNEWLREEGWLSFGTDEPQELGDIADETTAYSFIPGRFYINLEGREPRGSVSEDEYDDVRDELKADLEALEGPNGNPVVDRVVEKEAAFRGDHDDIAPDLVAIPNNGFDLKSGFKADSDVFTTGPRNGMHSFDDTSLYIDHPDATIGDADLFDITPTILDLMDVEYSRGDFDGASLI, from the coding sequence ATGGGTCTGTTCGACCGATTGCGGGGCGATGAAACGCCTCGAGTCGCATTTATTGGGATCGACGGCGTGCCGTACAGTCTCCTCTCGGAGAACGAAGAGCTGTTTCCAAACGTCGCTGCGATCGCCAACGACGGGACGGCCGGCGAAATATCGAGTATCGTCCCACCCGAATCCAGCGCCTGCTGGCCATCGTTGACCACCGGCAAGAATCCGGGTGAAACAGGCGTCTACGGCTTTCAGGATCGAGAGGTCGGCACCTACGATACGTACGTTCCGATGGGCAACGAGGTCCAGGCCGATCGCGTCTGGGATCGCGTCCAGGAGGAGGGACGGCGGGCGACGGTGATGAACGTCCCCGTCACGTTCCCACCGCAACGAAACGTCCAGCGGATGGTCTCGGGCTTTCTCTCGCCCGACCTCGAGAAGGCAGCGTATCCGGACGACGTTCGCGACTACCTCGAGTCGCTCGACTACCGTATCGACGTCAACCCGAAACTCGGTCACGAGGCGGACAAGGAAGCCTTCATCGAGGACGCTCACGAGACCCTCGACGCGCGCTTCGAGGCGTTCGAACACTACATCGAAGAAGACGACTGGGATCTGTTCTTCGGCGTCTTCATGACGACCGACCGGGTCAACCACTTCCTCTTCAAGGACTACGAACGCGACGGAGAGTACAAGGACGACTTTGTCGAGTTCTACCAAAAGGTCGACGACTACATCGGTCGATTGCGCGAGGCCTTGCCCGAGGACGTGACGATGATCGTCGCCTCCGATCACGGCTTTACGAGCCTCGACTACGAGGTCCACTTCAACGAGTGGCTTCGGGAGGAAGGGTGGCTCTCCTTTGGCACCGACGAGCCACAGGAACTGGGCGACATCGCCGACGAGACGACGGCCTACTCGTTCATCCCCGGGCGGTTCTACATCAATCTCGAGGGTCGCGAACCACGTGGCAGCGTCTCCGAAGACGAGTACGACGACGTCCGCGACGAACTCAAAGCCGACCTCGAGGCACTCGAGGGGCCGAATGGCAACCCGGTCGTCGACCGCGTCGTCGAGAAGGAAGCGGCGTTCCGGGGCGACCACGACGACATCGCGCCGGATCTCGTCGCGATTCCGAACAACGGCTTCGACCTCAAGTCCGGCTTCAAGGCCGATTCGGACGTCTTCACGACGGGACCGCGAAACGGCATGCACAGTTTCGACGACACCTCGCTGTACATCGATCATCCTGACGCGACGATCGGCGACGCCGACCTCTTCGATATCACGCCGACTATCCTCGACCTCATGGACGTCGAGTACAGTCGCGGCGATTTCGACGGAGCGAGCCTGATCTAA
- a CDS encoding inorganic diphosphatase codes for MVNLWEDLETGPNPPEEIYAVVECLKGERNKYEYDKDVPGVVLDRVLHSNVHYPSDYGFIPQSYYDDEDPFDVLVLVEDQTFPGCVIEARPVALMKMDDDGEQDDKVIAVPSEDPRYDHIEDLDDITQQQLDEIDEFFATYKNLEEGKEVETLGWEDKQAAYDAIEHAQDLYEENFS; via the coding sequence ATGGTCAACCTCTGGGAAGACCTCGAGACCGGACCGAACCCGCCCGAAGAGATCTACGCCGTCGTCGAGTGTCTCAAGGGTGAGCGAAACAAGTACGAGTACGACAAGGACGTGCCGGGCGTCGTCCTCGATCGGGTGCTTCACAGCAACGTTCACTATCCGAGTGATTACGGCTTCATCCCGCAGTCGTACTACGACGACGAGGATCCCTTCGACGTGCTCGTGCTCGTCGAGGATCAAACGTTCCCCGGCTGCGTCATCGAAGCCCGTCCCGTCGCCCTAATGAAGATGGACGACGACGGTGAGCAAGACGACAAGGTCATCGCCGTTCCGAGCGAGGATCCACGCTATGACCACATCGAAGACCTCGACGACATCACCCAACAGCAACTCGACGAGATCGACGAGTTCTTCGCGACCTACAAGAACTTAGAGGAGGGCAAGGAAGTCGAAACCCTCGGTTGGGAGGACAAACAGGCCGCCTACGACGCGATCGAACACGCACAGGACCTCTACGAAGAGAACTTCTCCTAA
- a CDS encoding PadR family transcriptional regulator, with product MSEAQSITGEQSIARELTAFQNNILIILAKEPMYGLAIKRELEDYYGTEVNHGRLYPNLDELVDLGLIEKSELDKRTNQYSLTDDGYDAVLDGVQWSLSKIVTGDDRAAEVEEIVQNSY from the coding sequence ATGTCAGAGGCACAATCAATTACCGGCGAACAGAGCATTGCACGCGAACTTACTGCGTTCCAGAACAACATCCTCATCATTCTCGCCAAAGAGCCGATGTACGGCCTGGCGATCAAACGCGAACTCGAGGACTACTACGGAACGGAAGTAAATCACGGACGACTCTACCCGAACCTCGACGAACTCGTCGACCTCGGTCTCATCGAAAAGAGCGAACTCGACAAACGAACGAATCAGTACTCGCTCACTGACGACGGCTACGACGCCGTCCTCGACGGCGTTCAGTGGTCGCTCTCGAAAATCGTCACCGGCGACGACCGAGCGGCCGAGGTCGAAGAAATCGTCCAGAACAGCTACTAA
- a CDS encoding DUF7108 family protein: MTDSSEIPADSLSDVATHRDKDDREGDADPGEDAELPVDVVDEAERLARLERSVGDDGEAQAHATRRATLLAEHDFTSRIREDDGEDVLVLHPDEWHDDEENVIRTDRIDDTSRAVELPLEGTRDPDDWDAVNAHNRALVEQIRAAHGDVHGDNVASLADFVGNHYAKRIEDLTNEELEEFRTEYFVRNVWPSERQREALEKSLEYVYEQVGESTPDPHDR; encoded by the coding sequence ATGACCGATTCGAGCGAGATCCCTGCAGATTCTCTATCCGATGTCGCGACGCATCGAGACAAGGACGACCGGGAAGGAGACGCCGACCCAGGCGAGGACGCGGAGCTTCCGGTTGACGTCGTCGATGAGGCGGAGCGACTCGCGCGACTCGAGCGTTCCGTCGGCGACGACGGCGAAGCGCAAGCACACGCGACTCGACGAGCGACACTCCTCGCCGAGCACGACTTCACGTCGCGGATTCGCGAAGACGACGGTGAGGACGTGTTGGTCTTGCATCCGGACGAGTGGCACGACGACGAGGAAAACGTCATCCGGACCGACCGAATCGACGATACGTCCCGTGCCGTTGAACTCCCGCTCGAAGGGACGAGAGACCCCGACGATTGGGACGCGGTCAACGCTCACAACCGGGCGCTCGTCGAGCAGATTCGAGCGGCGCACGGCGACGTTCACGGCGACAACGTCGCTTCGCTCGCGGATTTTGTCGGCAACCACTACGCAAAACGGATCGAGGACCTCACCAACGAGGAACTCGAGGAGTTTCGGACGGAGTACTTCGTGCGAAACGTCTGGCCGTCCGAACGACAACGGGAGGCACTCGAGAAGTCACTCGAGTACGTGTACGAACAGGTTGGGGAATCGACCCCGGACCCGCACGATCGGTGA
- the rnhA gene encoding ribonuclease HI, with translation MPVIECDVETARERLEDAGVSVESGNTDHERWRASRGGATAVAYDDKVVIQGDRPRDLEAILREGGGRAHVYFDGACRGNPGPAATGWLIVTGDGIVAEGGERIGTATNNQAEYEALIEGLEAAREYGYDEIHVRGDSELIVKQVRGEYNTNNPELREKRVTVHELLTSFDEWTLEHVPREVNDRADELANEALDDR, from the coding sequence ATGCCGGTTATCGAGTGCGACGTCGAGACGGCTCGAGAACGACTCGAGGACGCAGGTGTGTCGGTCGAGTCCGGAAACACGGATCACGAACGGTGGCGAGCGAGTCGAGGTGGCGCGACAGCCGTGGCCTACGACGACAAGGTCGTGATTCAGGGCGACCGCCCACGGGATCTCGAGGCCATCCTGCGCGAGGGAGGCGGTCGCGCACACGTCTACTTCGACGGCGCTTGTCGTGGCAATCCCGGTCCTGCGGCGACGGGCTGGCTCATCGTGACGGGAGACGGTATCGTCGCCGAGGGCGGCGAACGGATCGGTACCGCGACGAACAACCAAGCCGAGTACGAAGCGCTGATCGAGGGGCTCGAGGCCGCTCGCGAGTACGGCTACGACGAAATTCACGTGCGCGGTGACTCAGAACTGATCGTCAAGCAGGTTCGCGGCGAGTACAATACGAACAACCCTGAACTCCGCGAGAAACGCGTCACGGTCCACGAACTCCTCACCTCGTTCGACGAGTGGACCCTCGAGCACGTTCCACGCGAGGTCAATGATCGCGCAGACGAGTTGGCTAACGAAGCCCTCGACGACCGCTGA